One Triticum dicoccoides isolate Atlit2015 ecotype Zavitan chromosome 4B, WEW_v2.0, whole genome shotgun sequence genomic window carries:
- the LOC119296135 gene encoding cell cycle checkpoint control protein RAD9B-like has translation MELSMSGGALRTFSRCVTCLARIGSDLVFQAYPDKLELHTLNSSRSAFASVSLMRDFFDHFHLPADADAAPSSTPLQCSVLLKSVLAVLRTPTSAIDRLNASLPNSQASKLEFVIHCVSGRKKTHRISCSAESDVQTLALDRNGFPSRLAIRPRDLTRLLSNFQSSLQELTVIATEPAARLPGVGDGAGGKAVELLSYIDPTKDDYDCRLHTQLWIDPAEEFLEYEHAGDPVDVTFGVKELKAFLTFCEGCEVDILLFYQKAGEPVLLAPRFGFDDGSSSNFDVTLVLATMLVSQLNDGSVPQQPPTSAHHAEEPRAAAAAPSPVPENVSNHTRIWSELSGVTPKSFEANAENRAQKERNGRANVLNDTSVLPTTNAPCKLRVTDNANYVEQPVQMDHLEEPPEVVVDNPRSQHHPSNWVGADEDDDDEEDEELFVQTTPHYMD, from the exons ATGGAGCTGTCGATGAGCGGCGGCGCGCTGCGGACCTTCTCCCGCTGCGTCACCTGCCtcgcccgcatcggctccgacctcgTCTTCCAGGCCTACCCCGACAAG CTGGAGCTGCACACGCTCAACAGCTCGCGGTCGGCGTTCGCGTCCGTCTCCCTCATGCGCGACTTCTTCGACCACTTCCACCTccccgccgacgccgacgccgcgccGTCCTCCACGCCGCTCCAGTGCAGCGTCCTCCTCAAGTCCGTCCTCGCTGTGCTCCGCACGCCCACCTCCGCGATCGACCGCCTCAACGCTTCGCTCCCAAACTCCCAAGCGTCCAAGCTCGAGTTCGTCATCCACTGCGTCAGCG GGCGTAAGAAGACGCACCGGATCTCGTGCAGCGCGGAGTCCGACGTGCAGACTCTGGCGCTCGACCGCAACGGCTTCCCCAGCCGCCTCGCCATACGGCCACGGGACCTCACGCGCCTGCTCTCCAATTTCCAGTCCTCGCTGCAGGAGCTCACCGTTATTGCCACCGAGCCTGCTGCACGGTTGCCTGGCGTCGGTGATGGCGCTGGGGGGAAGGCAGTCGAGCTCCTAAGCTACATCGACCCGACCAAAG ATGACTACGACTGTAGGCTGCACACACAACTGTGGATCGATCCAGCAGAGGAGTTCTTGGAGTATGAGCATGCTGGTGATCCCGTAGATGTCACATTTGGGGTGAAAGAATTGAAG GCATTTTTAACATTTTGTGAAGGATGTGAGGTTGATATTCTCCTATTCTATCAGAAGGCTGGCGA ACCTGTCCTGTTGGCTCCAAGATTTGGATTCGATGATGGATCAAGTTCTAATTTCGATGTAACTCTAGTTCTAGCCACTATGCTTGTATCACAACTAAATGATGGCAGTGTTCCTCAGCAGCCACCTACGTCAGCACATCATGCAGAAGAACCAAGGGCTGCCGCTGCTGCACCATCGCCAGTTCCAGAAAATGTCTCAAACCATACAAGAATATGGTCAGAGCTTTCAG GTGTTACTCCCAAAAGCTTTGAAGCTAACGCAGAAAATCGTGCCCAAAAGGAGAGAAATGGAAGAGCTAACGTACTGAATGACACATCAGTGCTTCCCACTACCAATGCTCCCTGCAAGCTACGAGTGACAGATAACGCAAACTATGT AGAGCAGCCTGTGCAAATGGATCACTTGGAAGAGCCTCCTG AAGTTGTGGTTGATAACCCTCGTTCGCAGCATCACCCAAGCAACTGGGTAGGTGCCGAcgaagacgatgatgatgaagaagatgaggaGCTTTTTGTCCAAACAACACCTCACTACATGGACTAA
- the LOC119296134 gene encoding 40S ribosomal protein S21-like, which yields MQNEVGDMVDLYIPRKCSATNRIITAKDHASVQINIGHVDENGLYDGRFTTFALSGFVRAQGDADGSLDRLWQKRKAEIKQL from the exons ATGCAGAACGAGGTGGGTGACATGGTGGACCTCTACATCCCCAGGAAGTG CTCGGCCACCAACAGGATCATCACGGCCAAGGACCACGCCTCTGTCCAGATCAACATTGGTCACGTTGATGAGAATGGCCTCTATGATGGCCGCTTCACCACCTTTGCTCTCTCTGGGTTTGTCCGTGCTCAG GGTGATGCTGATGGCTCCCTGGACAggctgtggcagaagaggaaggctGAGATCAAGCAGCTCTAG